The following proteins come from a genomic window of Phycisphaeraceae bacterium:
- a CDS encoding FliO/MopB family protein, producing the protein MFRRLLLALFLATLPVLPVGAETVVVQPNRPVEVPSDSTPPAAGTNGPIQSAATSKAVTDDGRLEKLARELSSKPAPSAMESTVAQPKTAPAEAAIPANEKKALGAARDDATSGTVTRDDGGSSWVMTTLTALGVVVGLILVLRGIVAKVTGRAPASAHSPVIEVLSRTSVAPKNHVLLLRLGQRILVVGDSAAGLATLADISDPEEVASLLQTISASKSGSASQGFADTLDDFDGRYDEQDQPIREGRDSGEHRMDRARDGLSSLTARIRAMASGREGT; encoded by the coding sequence ATGTTCAGGCGGCTTTTGCTCGCGCTGTTTTTGGCGACGTTACCGGTCCTGCCCGTCGGGGCGGAAACGGTGGTCGTGCAGCCTAACCGTCCCGTCGAAGTACCCTCCGATTCCACACCTCCTGCGGCAGGGACGAACGGTCCCATCCAATCCGCTGCGACATCTAAAGCGGTCACGGACGATGGCCGGCTCGAAAAGCTTGCTCGTGAGCTTTCCAGCAAGCCCGCTCCATCCGCCATGGAATCGACGGTCGCCCAGCCGAAAACCGCACCTGCGGAAGCAGCAATCCCCGCCAATGAAAAAAAAGCTCTTGGTGCTGCTCGTGATGATGCAACATCGGGAACGGTCACTCGTGACGACGGCGGCTCATCGTGGGTGATGACCACGCTGACCGCGCTTGGCGTCGTCGTCGGCCTCATCCTCGTCCTTCGCGGAATAGTCGCCAAGGTCACAGGTCGCGCGCCCGCTTCAGCGCACAGCCCCGTGATCGAGGTGTTATCTCGCACAAGTGTCGCTCCGAAAAATCACGTGCTACTGCTGCGTCTGGGGCAGCGGATTCTTGTCGTCGGCGACTCTGCTGCCGGTCTGGCGACGCTGGCGGATATCAGTGATCCCGAAGAAGTCGCGAGTCTGCTCCAGACGATCAGTGCCTCAAAGTCAGGCAGTGCGAGCCAGGGGTTTGCCGACACGCTTGATGACTTCGATGGCCGTTACGACGAACAGGATCAGCCCATTCGAGAAGGCCGCGATTCCGGCGAACACCGGATGGACCGTGCGCGTGACGGGCTGTCGAGTCTCACCGCTCGTATCCGTGCGATGGCGTCGGGAAGGGAGGGAACGTGA
- the fliP gene encoding flagellar type III secretion system pore protein FliP (The bacterial flagellar biogenesis protein FliP forms a type III secretion system (T3SS)-type pore required for flagellar assembly.) yields the protein MVVAGLLAAPVWAQSSVEPAPNHFDPTNPISILDHAGRALPLDGIATPTGAVPDGNKPANGGLSASLSILILLTVLSIAPALLVMCTSFTRIVVVLSLLRQAIGTQSLPPGQVIIGLSVFMTLLVMAPTFERVNREAIIPLQANRIDQLTAWSNAKQPLRDFMFDQIEHSGNWSDLYMILNYRKIDTSDPSKLTRADVDMLSLIPAFILSELKVAFLIGFRLYLPFLIIDMVVSSVLISMGMLMLPPVLVSLPFKLLMFVLVDGWALVAGNLLNSFVTGGS from the coding sequence CTGGTCGTAGCCGGATTATTAGCCGCACCCGTATGGGCGCAGTCGTCGGTTGAACCCGCGCCGAACCATTTCGATCCAACGAATCCGATTTCCATTCTGGATCATGCCGGCCGTGCTCTGCCTCTCGACGGCATCGCCACTCCGACAGGAGCGGTCCCCGATGGAAACAAGCCAGCGAACGGCGGACTGTCTGCGTCACTCTCGATCCTCATTCTGCTTACCGTGCTCTCGATCGCACCGGCCTTGCTGGTCATGTGTACGAGTTTCACACGGATTGTCGTCGTACTCTCACTGCTCAGGCAGGCGATCGGCACGCAATCACTCCCGCCGGGACAGGTCATCATCGGTCTGTCCGTTTTTATGACGTTGCTGGTGATGGCGCCGACGTTCGAGCGTGTCAACCGCGAGGCCATCATTCCGCTCCAGGCCAACCGGATCGACCAGCTCACCGCGTGGAGCAACGCCAAACAACCGCTGCGTGATTTCATGTTTGACCAGATTGAACATTCGGGGAACTGGTCGGACCTCTACATGATCTTGAATTACCGCAAGATCGACACTTCCGACCCGTCGAAGCTCACGCGAGCGGATGTGGACATGCTTTCATTGATTCCTGCGTTCATCCTAAGCGAGCTGAAGGTTGCGTTCCTCATTGGTTTTCGACTCTACCTGCCGTTTCTGATTATCGACATGGTGGTGTCGAGTGTGCTCATCAGCATGGGCATGCTCATGCTGCCTCCGGTGCTGGTGAGCCTGCCATTCAAGCTGCTGATGTTTGTGCTGGTGGACGGCTGGGCGCTCGTTGCGGGGAACCTGCTGAACAGCTTTGTGACCGGCGGAAGCTAG
- the flhB gene encoding flagellar biosynthesis protein FlhB — protein sequence MAEDQEKTEAPTPRRRLEARQEGNVVRSQDLTAAAMLLAAIILLHYYGLRVFAGMKLTMEVMLGSTSASNPTRVDDLGSLATFATSATLRAVTPLMLCIAAVGLLATVLQVGFIVTTKPLEPSLAKLSPLKGLKNIFDMRAGFRLVMSLLKIGIVGAVAVAIVIQDMPAILMLAELDAMPMFGAACALVYALALKLAAILLILALIDWAFQKWRYEQDLRMSKQEIKEEMKRMEGDPLIKQRRARVARQLAMQRIGQAVPKADVIVTNPTHFAVALKYDAKSMKAPKVVAKGADFLAMRIRQLAIAHGVPMVERKQLAQDLYKSVEVGREVPPQLYNAVAEILAYVYRLSGRKSA from the coding sequence ATGGCTGAAGATCAGGAAAAAACAGAAGCTCCGACACCCCGCCGCCGACTCGAAGCTCGTCAGGAGGGCAATGTCGTCCGCAGTCAGGATTTAACAGCCGCAGCCATGCTGCTGGCAGCCATCATTCTGCTGCATTACTACGGTCTGCGGGTCTTTGCCGGCATGAAATTGACCATGGAGGTCATGCTCGGTTCAACCAGCGCCTCAAACCCGACACGTGTGGATGATCTGGGATCGCTGGCGACATTCGCTACCAGTGCGACTCTTCGCGCGGTCACACCACTGATGCTCTGTATCGCCGCGGTGGGCCTGCTGGCGACAGTGCTTCAGGTCGGCTTCATCGTGACAACCAAGCCGCTGGAGCCGAGTCTCGCCAAGTTATCCCCGTTGAAAGGGCTGAAAAATATTTTCGACATGCGGGCGGGTTTTCGGCTGGTCATGAGCCTGCTGAAAATCGGCATCGTCGGCGCGGTGGCGGTGGCGATTGTGATTCAGGACATGCCCGCGATTCTGATGCTCGCCGAACTGGACGCGATGCCCATGTTTGGTGCGGCATGTGCCCTGGTTTACGCCTTGGCGCTGAAACTGGCCGCCATCCTGTTGATCCTGGCACTGATCGACTGGGCATTTCAGAAGTGGCGTTATGAGCAGGATCTGCGCATGAGCAAGCAGGAGATCAAAGAAGAGATGAAGCGGATGGAAGGTGATCCGCTGATTAAGCAACGCCGTGCCCGTGTTGCCCGGCAGTTGGCCATGCAGCGCATTGGACAGGCGGTGCCCAAGGCCGATGTGATCGTCACCAACCCGACCCATTTTGCGGTGGCACTCAAGTACGACGCCAAATCAATGAAGGCTCCGAAGGTGGTCGCCAAGGGAGCGGATTTTCTGGCGATGCGCATCCGCCAACTGGCGATCGCGCATGGTGTGCCGATGGTCGAACGCAAACAGCTCGCGCAGGATCTCTACAAGAGTGTGGAGGTTGGCCGGGAAGTTCCTCCGCAGCTTTACAACGCTGTGGCGGAAATACTCGCCTACGTCTATCGCCTTAGCGGTCGCAAATCGGCTTAA
- a CDS encoding flagellar biosynthetic protein FliR, with translation MDEDHWLHDGETSRDWSRRDRLPPGIESRLQNVLCGSDPVPIDLKSLLPHLPVWALVLFRLSGVFFFSPMIGSRMIPAKVKILLALGLSFCIYPMLLTPGSQASRMMNHMIADGLSMPGIIGAVASELLIGLAIGFGATLPLMGMQLAGLITDQQLGFGIGGIYNPDMAEESGVVGQIYFQLALVVFIIAGGHRVILGTLVGTFDHIPLGGFYADTDFLRLMTGMLTSSFDLALRISAPLLCLVFLETIAMGFLARTVPQLNIMSIGFALRILIGSLVLIAAMSSKMGVFVDVMQRNLHQLNVFFTR, from the coding sequence ATGGACGAAGACCACTGGCTGCACGATGGCGAAACGTCGCGAGACTGGTCGCGGCGCGATCGACTGCCGCCGGGGATCGAGAGTCGGCTGCAGAATGTCCTGTGCGGGAGCGATCCGGTGCCCATAGACCTCAAAAGCCTCCTGCCGCATCTTCCCGTCTGGGCACTGGTGTTATTCCGGTTGTCGGGGGTTTTCTTTTTTTCACCGATGATCGGCAGCCGGATGATTCCGGCGAAGGTCAAGATTCTGCTGGCACTGGGTCTGAGTTTCTGTATTTATCCGATGCTGCTGACGCCGGGAAGTCAGGCATCGCGCATGATGAATCACATGATCGCCGATGGCCTGAGCATGCCGGGGATCATCGGAGCGGTGGCCAGTGAATTGCTCATCGGACTGGCGATCGGTTTCGGCGCGACCCTGCCGCTGATGGGTATGCAACTGGCAGGACTCATCACCGATCAACAGTTGGGGTTTGGTATCGGCGGAATCTACAACCCGGACATGGCGGAGGAATCAGGCGTCGTCGGTCAGATTTATTTCCAATTGGCACTGGTCGTTTTCATCATTGCCGGAGGGCATCGCGTCATTCTCGGCACGCTGGTCGGCACGTTCGATCACATCCCATTGGGCGGCTTTTATGCCGACACAGACTTTCTCCGCCTGATGACGGGCATGCTCACTTCGTCGTTTGACCTTGCTCTGCGGATCTCTGCACCGCTGCTCTGTCTCGTGTTTCTTGAAACGATCGCGATGGGGTTTCTCGCCCGTACCGTGCCGCAACTCAACATCATGAGCATCGGTTTTGCTCTGCGGATTTTGATTGGCTCACTGGTTCTCATCGCAGCGATGTCGAGCAAGATGGGTGTATTTGTGGATGTCATGCAGCGGAATCTGCACCAACTGAATGTGTTTTTCACCCGGTAG
- the fliQ gene encoding flagellar biosynthesis protein FliQ — protein MNFDQATDIVRESLTLMLLLSAPILAAALVIGLAISVMQAVTQIQEQTLSFVPKIIGMGIVAILITPWVASSLMEFSRRMFGGH, from the coding sequence ATGAATTTCGATCAAGCCACCGACATCGTTCGTGAATCTCTGACTCTGATGCTGCTGCTTTCGGCTCCGATTCTTGCGGCTGCGCTGGTAATCGGGCTGGCGATCAGTGTGATGCAGGCGGTGACGCAGATCCAGGAGCAGACGCTCAGCTTCGTACCCAAGATCATCGGCATGGGGATTGTCGCGATCCTCATCACGCCATGGGTCGCCAGCTCGCTCATGGAGTTTTCTCGAAGGATGTTCGGAGGACACTGA